One window of the Candidatus Rokuibacteriota bacterium genome contains the following:
- a CDS encoding molybdopterin-dependent oxidoreductase, whose amino-acid sequence MDAASRHPVTLTVNGVPRTATVEARCSLADFLRHDLGLTGTHVGCEHGVCGACTVMVDGRSVRSCLMLAVQADGCDVLTIEGLSKDGRLSVLQQAFWENQGLQCGFCTPGMLMVSHRLLLENPAPTAEEVREAIGGNICRCTGYQDIVTSVLAATAGGKRPSPPAETDARERLVGAPIPRVEDEVVLLGRGTYVDDVKLADVLEVAFVRSPHSHARIVSVNVDRARDFPGVVYVLTGAEAAEMCPGWRGVLAFPGMKAGLQRPLALDRVRFVGEPVVAIAATSRALAEDAAELVEVEYEPLPPVVDPVEALTPGAPVVHEELGDNLSWRNQYSTGDVDGALASCDVVVSRSFRTGRHTAQAMEPRGCLASFDPVAGSLTVWLSSQAPHLMQREYASLLGLEDHRVRVITPHVGGAFGSKAHVYPDEVATCLLSMKLGRPVKWIQDRMESLPGDVAARDERVDLEMGFKSDGTLVAMRARILADGGAYSVFPRGSMTEPNMISRILPGPYRFSHYAFTAELVITNKQSLGHHRAVGHPVALFATERLMDIAARQLGLDPVEIRRRNLIRPEELPYRSAVGNTYADGRYAAAMDRLLQAVDYPGLRRWQASERARGRCVGIGLATFIEGTAPGAQFYATLGAPIMAADAVTVRMEPNGTVVALVGTAGQGQGLRTTASQVIGDTLGLRLGDITVLDGDTSMVPYGSGVWGARSAVVALGAGKLAAEAVADKVKRIAAHLLECAPEDLELGKRRVSVRGFTDRSVPLREVAAVAYFRTTALPPGIERGLEATRFYEGPAMTWINGAHLAVVEVDPRTGMVRLLSYAALDDCGRIINPLIVKGQVRGGVVHGIGGALFEHLVYDAAGQLVTGSLMDYLVPLATDVPDIEVIHMETPSSTNPNGTKGVGEAGTSGAPAAIANAVNDALSPLGAEVTVQPITPEAVLSAIEQGARRRR is encoded by the coding sequence GGTCCTGCCTGATGCTCGCGGTCCAGGCGGACGGCTGCGACGTCCTGACCATCGAGGGGCTGTCGAAGGACGGACGGCTGAGCGTCCTCCAGCAAGCCTTCTGGGAGAACCAGGGACTGCAGTGCGGCTTCTGCACTCCGGGGATGCTGATGGTCAGCCACCGCTTGCTCCTGGAAAACCCCGCGCCCACAGCCGAGGAGGTGCGGGAGGCGATTGGCGGCAACATCTGCAGGTGCACAGGCTACCAGGACATCGTCACTTCCGTCCTGGCGGCGACGGCCGGAGGCAAGCGTCCCAGCCCTCCGGCGGAGACCGACGCGAGGGAGCGCTTGGTCGGTGCTCCCATCCCCCGGGTGGAGGACGAGGTGGTCCTCCTGGGACGCGGAACCTATGTGGACGACGTCAAACTTGCGGATGTCCTCGAGGTGGCCTTCGTGAGGAGCCCCCACAGCCACGCCAGGATCGTGTCGGTGAACGTGGACCGGGCCCGTGACTTCCCCGGCGTGGTGTATGTGCTGACCGGTGCGGAGGCGGCCGAGATGTGCCCGGGCTGGCGCGGCGTGCTGGCCTTCCCCGGCATGAAGGCGGGGCTCCAGCGCCCGCTCGCCCTCGACAGGGTGCGCTTCGTGGGCGAGCCGGTCGTGGCCATCGCGGCCACGAGCCGGGCTCTCGCCGAGGACGCGGCGGAATTGGTCGAGGTCGAGTACGAGCCGCTCCCGCCGGTCGTTGACCCTGTCGAAGCGCTCACGCCCGGGGCGCCGGTCGTTCACGAAGAGCTGGGTGACAACCTCTCGTGGCGCAACCAGTACTCGACGGGGGACGTGGACGGGGCGTTAGCGAGCTGCGACGTAGTGGTCTCCCGCAGCTTCAGGACCGGCCGCCATACTGCACAGGCCATGGAGCCGCGCGGCTGTCTCGCCAGCTTCGACCCGGTCGCCGGCTCCCTCACCGTGTGGCTCTCGAGCCAGGCGCCGCACCTGATGCAGCGCGAGTATGCGTCCTTGCTCGGTCTCGAAGACCATCGGGTGCGCGTGATCACGCCCCACGTCGGCGGCGCTTTCGGGTCGAAGGCCCACGTCTACCCTGACGAGGTGGCCACGTGCCTCCTGTCTATGAAGCTGGGCCGGCCGGTCAAGTGGATTCAGGATCGCATGGAAAGCCTGCCGGGTGATGTGGCGGCGCGCGACGAGCGGGTCGATCTCGAGATGGGGTTCAAGTCGGACGGCACGCTCGTGGCGATGCGGGCGCGGATCCTGGCCGACGGGGGCGCCTACTCGGTGTTCCCCCGGGGCAGCATGACCGAGCCCAACATGATCTCGCGCATCCTGCCGGGCCCCTACCGCTTCTCGCACTACGCGTTCACGGCGGAGCTGGTCATCACGAACAAGCAATCGCTCGGGCACCACCGCGCGGTCGGTCATCCCGTCGCCCTCTTTGCCACCGAGCGGCTCATGGACATCGCCGCGCGCCAGCTCGGCCTCGATCCGGTGGAGATCCGTCGCCGCAACCTCATTCGCCCGGAGGAGTTGCCGTATCGGAGCGCGGTCGGGAACACTTACGCCGACGGCAGGTACGCCGCGGCCATGGACCGCCTGCTCCAGGCGGTGGATTACCCGGGTCTCCGGCGGTGGCAGGCGAGCGAGCGTGCCAGGGGCCGCTGCGTCGGGATCGGCCTGGCCACGTTCATCGAGGGGACCGCGCCGGGCGCCCAGTTCTACGCGACGCTCGGGGCGCCCATCATGGCGGCCGACGCCGTCACCGTACGTATGGAGCCCAACGGAACCGTGGTCGCGCTGGTCGGCACGGCCGGGCAGGGGCAGGGCCTCAGGACGACGGCCTCCCAGGTCATCGGGGATACGCTCGGTCTCAGGCTCGGGGACATCACGGTACTGGACGGCGACACCAGCATGGTGCCGTACGGCAGCGGGGTCTGGGGGGCGCGGAGCGCCGTGGTGGCGCTGGGCGCCGGGAAGCTGGCGGCTGAGGCGGTGGCCGACAAGGTCAAGCGGATCGCTGCCCACCTGCTGGAGTGTGCCCCGGAGGACCTCGAGCTTGGCAAGCGGAGGGTGTCAGTTCGCGGCTTCACCGATCGCAGCGTGCCCCTGCGCGAGGTGGCGGCGGTGGCGTACTTCCGCACCACCGCCCTCCCGCCCGGGATCGAGCGCGGGCTCGAGGCGACCCGCTTCTACGAAGGGCCGGCGATGACGTGGATCAACGGCGCTCACCTGGCGGTCGTGGAGGTGGACCCGCGTACCGGGATGGTCCGCCTGCTGAGCTACGCGGCCCTGGACGACTGCGGTCGGATCATCAATCCGCTGATCGTCAAGGGCCAGGTCCGCGGCGGCGTGGTCCACGGGATCGGCGGGGCGTTGTTCGAGCACCTTGTGTATGACGCCGCCGGCCAGCTGGTCACCGGCTCTCTCATGGACTACCTCGTGCCGCTCGCCACCGATGTTCCCGACATCGAGGTGATCCACATGGAGACGCCGTCGAGCACGAACCCGAACGGCACAAAGGGCGTCGGAGAGGCCGGAACGAGCGGGGCGCCCGCCGCCATTGCCAACGCCGTCAACGACGCGCTCAGCCCCCTGGGCGCAGAGGTGACCGTCCAGCCGATCACGCCCGAGGCGGTGCTCTCGGCCATCGAGCAGGGAGCACGCCGCCGGCGCTGA